In Glycine max cultivar Williams 82 chromosome 7, Glycine_max_v4.0, whole genome shotgun sequence, a single window of DNA contains:
- the LOC100802459 gene encoding linoleate 9S-lipoxygenase 1, with product MLIGSLLNRRPKIKGTVVLMTKNVFDVNDFMATTRGGPAAVAGGIFGAAQDIVGGIVDGATAIFSRNIAIQLISATKSENALGHGKVGKLTYLEKHLPSLPNLGDRQDAFDVYFEWDESFGIPGAFYIKNYMQSEFFLVSFKLEDVPNHGTILFACNSWVYNAKLYKKDRIFFANKAYLPNDTPTPLVKYRKEELENLRGDGRGERKELDRIYDYDVYNDLGNPDENDDLARPILGGSSKHPYPRRGRTGRKPTKKDPRCERPTSDTYIPRDENFGHLKSSDFLTYAIKSLTQNVLPQFNTAFGFNNEFDSFEDVRCLFDGGVYLPTDVLSKISPIPVLKEIFRTDGEQALKFPPPHVIKVRESEWMTDEEFGREMLAGVNPGMIQRLQEFPPKSKLDPTEFGDQTSTITKEHLEINLGGLTVEQALKGNKLFILDHHDAFIPFMNLINGLPTAKSYATRTILFLQDDGTLKPLAIELSLPHPRGHEFGADSRVVLPPAAVNSAEGTIWLIAKAYVAVNDTGYHQLISHWLNTHATIEPFVIATNRHLSVLHPIHKLLLPHYRDTMNINALARQSLINADGVIERSFLPGKYSLEMSSAVYKSWVFTDQALPADLIKRGMAIEDPCAPHGLRLVIEDYPYAVDGLEIWDAIQTWVKNYVSLYYPTDDAIKKDSELQAWWKEAVETGHGDLKDKPWWPKLNTPQDLVHICSIIIWIASALHAAVNFGQYPYGGLILNRPTLTRRFLPEPGSKEYEELSTNYQKAYLRTITRKIEALVDLSVIEILSRHASDEIYLGKRDSDDWTDDQKAIQAFEKFGTKLKEIEAKINSRNKDSSLRNRNGPVQMPYTVLLPTSEEGLTFRGIPNSISI from the exons ATGTTGATTGGTTCTCTCTTAAACAGGCGTCCTAAGATCAAGGGGACTGTGGTGTTGATGACCAAGAATGTGTTCGACGTCAACGACTTCATGGCGACTACTAGGGGCGGACCAGCCGCTGTTGCCGGCGGCATCTTCGGTGCCGCCCAGGACATTGTTGGTGGAATAGTTGATGGTGCTACGGCCATCTTCAGCCGTAACATTGCCATACAGTTGATCAGTGCCACCAAGTCTGAGAATG CACTTGGACATGGGAAAGTTGGAAAGCTAACCTATTTGGAGAAACATCTTCCTTCATTACCAAACTTGGGAGATAGGCAGGATGCATTCGATGTTTATTTTGAATGGGATGAGAGTTTTGGAATTCCGGGAGCATTTTACATCAAAAACTATATGCAATCTGAGTTTTTCCTTGTGAGTTTCAAGCTTGAAGACGTTCCAAATCATGGAACCATTCTCTTTGCTTGCAACTCATGGGTTTACAACGCAAAATTGTACAAAAAAGATCGCATTTTCTTTGCTAATAAG GCATATCTTCCAAATGACACTCCAACTCCACTAGTAAAGTACAGAAAAGAAGAATTGGAAAATCTAAGAGGAGATGGAAGAGGGGAGCGCAAGGAACTTGATAGGATCTATGATTATGATGTCTATAATGATTTGGGCAACCCAGACGAGAATGACGATCTAGCTCGTCCTATTCTTGGCGGGTCTAGTAAGCATCCATACCCTCGCAGGGGAAGAACTGGTAGAAAACCAACAAAGAAAG ACCCCAGATGTGAGAGACCAACCAGCGACACTTACATCCCGAGAGACGAAAATTTTGGTCACTTGAAGTCATCAGACTTCCTTACATATGCAATAAAATCCTTAACTCAAAACGTTTTACCTCAATTCAACACTGCATTTGGTTTCAATAATGAGTTTGATAGCTTCGAGGACGTGCGTTGTCTCTTTGATGGCGGAGTTTATCTCCCTACAGATGTACTCAGCAAAATTAGCCCCATACCGGTGCTCAAAGAAATCTTCCGCACTGATGGTGAGCAAGCCCTCAAGTTTCCACCACCTCATGTCATCAAAG TTCGTGAGTCTGAATGGATGACTGATGAAGAATTTGGAAGAGAGATGCTTGCTGGTGTTAATCCTGGCATGATTCAACGCCTTCAA GAGTTCCCTCCAAAGAGCAAGCTAGATCCCACAGAGTTTGGAGATCAAACTAGTACAATAACCAAAGAACACTTGGAGATCAACCTTGGTGGACTCACCGTAGAACAG GCACTGAAAGGTAACAAATTGTTCATATTAGATCACCATGATGCATTCATACCGTTTATGAATTTGATCAATGGCCTGCCCACTGCAAAGTCTTATGCCACAAGGACCATCCTTTTCTTGCAAGACGATGGCACATTGAAGCCATTAGCCATTGAGTTAAGTTTGCCACATCCTAGGGGACATGAGTTTGGAGCCGATAGTAGAGTAGTCTTGCCCCCAGCCGCAGTCAACAGCGCTGAAGGCACAATTTGGTTAATTGCCAAGGCTTATGTTGCTGTCAATGACACTGGCTATCACCAACTCATAAGCCACTG GTTAAATACTCATGCCACAATTGAGCCATTTGTCATAGCAACAAACAGGCATCTTAGTGTGCTCCACCCTATTCATAAGCTTCTCTTGCCTCACTACCGTGACACAATGAATATCAATGCACTTGCACGACAATCGCTCATCAACGCAGATGGCGTTATCGAGCGATCATTTTTGCCCGGCAAATACTCTCTGGAGATGTCTTCGGCAGTTTACAAGAGTTGGGTTTTCACTGATCAAGCCCTTCCTGCAGATCTTATCAAGAG AGGAATGGCAATTGAGGATCCCTGTGCCCCCCACGGCCTTCGCCTTGTGATAGAGGACTACCCTTATGCTGTTGATGGACTAGAAATATGGGATGCTATTCAGACATGGGTTAAGAACTATGTCTCCTTGTATTACCCAACAGATGATGCAATTAAGAAAGACTCTGAGCTCCAAGCTTGGTGGAAGGAAGCTGTTGAGACGGGTCACGGTGACTTGAAAGACAAGCCATGGTGGCCTAAGTTGAACACTCCTCAAGATTTGGTTCACATTTGCTCCATTATCATATGGATAGCTTCAGCTCTCCATGCAGCAGTGAATTTTGGACAATACCCTTATGGAGGTTTGATCCTAAACCGTCCAACTTTAACCAGAAGATTTCTCCCTGAACCAGGAAGCAAAGAATATGAGGAGCTTTCAACCAATTATCAAAAGGCTTACCTGAGAACAATTACAAGAAAGATTGAGGCCCTTGTGGACCTTTCAGTGATAGAGATATTGTCAAGACATGCTTCTGATGAGATCTACCTTGGGAAGAGGGACAGTGACGATTGGACTGATGACCAAAAGGCAATtcaagcctttgaaaagtttgGAACCAAGCTGAAGGAAATTGAGGCCAAAATCAATTCGAGGAACAAAGATTCAAGCCTTAGAAACCGTAATGGACCGGTTCAGATGCCTTATACTGTGCTTCTTCCTACCAGTGAGGAAGGCCTTACTTTCAGAGGAATTCCCAACAGCATCTCTATCTAA
- the LOC100804938 gene encoding dihydrolipoyllysine-residue acetyltransferase component 2 of pyruvate dehydrogenase complex, mitochondrial isoform X2, translating to MASHLLNHSSKMRNASKLLHHERALLVRWFSGDAQSSLNRNRDVWKTQFHESSTTRSVFEPASSFNKRSFGMQKRNISMATIKRGSIIGFGFNGEISRSQVLSRRCYASASDLPPHQEIGMPSLSPTMTEGNIARWLKKEGDKISPGEVLCEVETDKATVEMECMEEGYLAKIIRGDGAKEIKVGEVIAVTVEDEGDIAKFKDYQPSASEPSAAPAKEISAPPTPKKEEEVEEPGREPEPKVSKPSAPPSSGDRTFASPLARKLGEEKNVPLSSIKGTGPEGLIVKADIDDYLASGAKEVSASSKAKVATDAALDYTDIPVSQIRKVTASRLLLSKQTIPHYYLTVDTCVDKLTSLRTQLNSLQEASGGSRISVNDLVIKAAALALRKVPQCNSSWANDYIRQYNNVNINVAVQTDNGLFVPVIRDADKKGLSTIGEEVKQLAKKAKENSLKPQDYEGGTFTVSNLGGPFGVRQFCAIINPPQAGILAVGSSERRVVPGSGAEEFKFASFMSVTLSCDHRVIDGAIGAEWLKAFKGYIENPETMLL from the exons ATGGCATCTCATTTACTCAATCACTCGTCCAAG ATGAGAAATGCTTCCAAGTTGCTGCACCACGAACGCGCTCTTTTGGTTCGTTGGTTTTCCGGCGATGCTCAATCCTCTCTCAACCGAAACCGCG ATGTGTGGAAAACTCAATTCCACGAGTCTTCAACAACAAGAAGTGTCTTTGAACCGGCCTCCAGCTTTAAT aaaCGTTCATTTGGTATGCAGAAGAGAAACATCTCCATGGCTACCATTAAAAGAGGTTCCATTATCGGGTTTGGGTTCAATGGAGAAATTTCGCG TTCACAGGTGCTGTCAAGGAGATGCTATGCGTCAGCCTCAG ATCTCCCCCCACACCAGGAAATTGGAATGCCTTCTCTCTCACCTACAATGACAGAG GGTAACATTGCAAGATGGTTGAAGAAAGAAGGTGATAAAATCTCTCCTGGTGAAGTGCTCTGTGAAGTTGAAACT GATAAAGCCACTGTTGAAATGGAATGTATGGAGGAAGGTTATCTGGCCAAGATAATCCGCGGGGATGGggcaaaagaaattaaagttgGTGAG GTAATTGCTGTAACTGTTGAAGATGAGGGAGATATTGCAAAGTTCAAAGATTATCAACCTTCAGCATCTGAACCAAGTGCAGCCCCTGCCAAAGAAATATCTGCCCCACCTACACCAAAGAAAGAAGAGGAGGTAGAGGAACCTGGCCGAGAACCTGAGCCAAAGGTTTCTAAACCCAGTGCACCACCCTCATCTGGAGATCGCACATTTGCTAGTCCTCTTGCTAGAAAATTGGGCGAAGAGAAAAAT GTACCTCTCTCTAGCATTAAAGGAACAGGACCTGAAGGGCTCATTGTGAAGGCCGACATTGATGATTACTTGG CTTCTGGTGCTAAAGAAGTTTCAGCATCCTCCAAGGCCAAGGTTGCAACAGATGCAGCATTGGATTATACTGACATTCCTGTCTCTCAGATACGGAAG GTCACAGCTTCACGGCTACTATTATCAAAACAAACTATTCCTCATTACTATTTAACAGTAGATACATGTGTTGACAAACTCACGAG TTTGCGGACCCAACTCAATTCATTGCAAGAAGCCTCTGGTGGCTCCCGCATATCAGTTAATGACCTTGTAATCAAG GCTGCTGCTTTGGCTCTCCGTAAAGTTCCTCAATGTAACAGTTCATGGGCAAATGATTATATTCGCCA GTATAATAATGTGAATATTAATGTTGCTGTGCAGACTGATAACGGGCTCTTTGTTCCAGTCATCAGG GATGCAGACAAGAAAGGCCTCTCTACAATAGGGGAAGAGGTCAAACAATTGGCAAAGAAAGCCAAAGAAAACAGCTTGAAACCCCAAGATTATGAG GGAGGTACATTTACAGTGTCTAACCTGGGAGGGCCATTTGGTGTCAGACAATTCTGTGCAATCATCAATCCTCCTCAGGCTGGCATTCTTGCCGTTGGATCTT CTGAGAGGAGGGTCGTTCCGGGTTCAGGTGCTGAAGAGTTCAAGTTTGCTTCCTTCATGTCTGTGACCCTCAGCTGTGATCATCGTGTTATAGATG GTGCAATTGGTGCCGAATGGTTAAAAGCATTCAAAGGCTATATTGAAAATCCAGAGACCATGTTGTTGTAA
- the LOC121172651 gene encoding aminopeptidase M1 yields the protein MEQKQQSIDPFKGKTRLPSFAIPERYELHLIPDLSACTFSVTVQISLTINASTEFLVLNALELVIQNTHFTNSQGQQHIPHDVVVDNDDEILVLVFHEFSGILNEHPRGFYK from the exons ATGGAGCAGAAGCAGCAGAGCATAGACCCCTTCAAAGGCAAAACAAGGTTACCCAGTTTTGCTATTCCAGAAAGATATGAACTTCATTTAATACCCGATCTCTCTGCATGTACTTTTTCTGTCACCGTGCAAATTAGCCTTACCATCAATGCAAGCACCGAGTTTCTTGTCTTAAACGCCCTGGAACTTGTCATACAAAACACTCACTTTACCAACTCTCAAGGGCAG CAGCACATTCCACATGATGTTGTTGTGGATAATGATGATGAGATACTAGTCCTAGTGTTTCATGAGTTTTCTGGGATTCTCAATGAGCACCCAAGAGGGTTCTACAAATG
- the LOC100804938 gene encoding dihydrolipoyllysine-residue acetyltransferase component 2 of pyruvate dehydrogenase complex, mitochondrial isoform X1: protein MASHLLNHSSKMRNASKLLHHERALLVRWFSGDAQSSLNRNRDVWKTQFHESSTTRSVFEPASSFNKRSFGMQKRNISMATIKRGSIIGFGFNGEISRSSQVLSRRCYASASDLPPHQEIGMPSLSPTMTEGNIARWLKKEGDKISPGEVLCEVETDKATVEMECMEEGYLAKIIRGDGAKEIKVGEVIAVTVEDEGDIAKFKDYQPSASEPSAAPAKEISAPPTPKKEEEVEEPGREPEPKVSKPSAPPSSGDRTFASPLARKLGEEKNVPLSSIKGTGPEGLIVKADIDDYLASGAKEVSASSKAKVATDAALDYTDIPVSQIRKVTASRLLLSKQTIPHYYLTVDTCVDKLTSLRTQLNSLQEASGGSRISVNDLVIKAAALALRKVPQCNSSWANDYIRQYNNVNINVAVQTDNGLFVPVIRDADKKGLSTIGEEVKQLAKKAKENSLKPQDYEGGTFTVSNLGGPFGVRQFCAIINPPQAGILAVGSSERRVVPGSGAEEFKFASFMSVTLSCDHRVIDGAIGAEWLKAFKGYIENPETMLL, encoded by the exons ATGGCATCTCATTTACTCAATCACTCGTCCAAG ATGAGAAATGCTTCCAAGTTGCTGCACCACGAACGCGCTCTTTTGGTTCGTTGGTTTTCCGGCGATGCTCAATCCTCTCTCAACCGAAACCGCG ATGTGTGGAAAACTCAATTCCACGAGTCTTCAACAACAAGAAGTGTCTTTGAACCGGCCTCCAGCTTTAAT aaaCGTTCATTTGGTATGCAGAAGAGAAACATCTCCATGGCTACCATTAAAAGAGGTTCCATTATCGGGTTTGGGTTCAATGGAGAAATTTCGCG AAGTTCACAGGTGCTGTCAAGGAGATGCTATGCGTCAGCCTCAG ATCTCCCCCCACACCAGGAAATTGGAATGCCTTCTCTCTCACCTACAATGACAGAG GGTAACATTGCAAGATGGTTGAAGAAAGAAGGTGATAAAATCTCTCCTGGTGAAGTGCTCTGTGAAGTTGAAACT GATAAAGCCACTGTTGAAATGGAATGTATGGAGGAAGGTTATCTGGCCAAGATAATCCGCGGGGATGGggcaaaagaaattaaagttgGTGAG GTAATTGCTGTAACTGTTGAAGATGAGGGAGATATTGCAAAGTTCAAAGATTATCAACCTTCAGCATCTGAACCAAGTGCAGCCCCTGCCAAAGAAATATCTGCCCCACCTACACCAAAGAAAGAAGAGGAGGTAGAGGAACCTGGCCGAGAACCTGAGCCAAAGGTTTCTAAACCCAGTGCACCACCCTCATCTGGAGATCGCACATTTGCTAGTCCTCTTGCTAGAAAATTGGGCGAAGAGAAAAAT GTACCTCTCTCTAGCATTAAAGGAACAGGACCTGAAGGGCTCATTGTGAAGGCCGACATTGATGATTACTTGG CTTCTGGTGCTAAAGAAGTTTCAGCATCCTCCAAGGCCAAGGTTGCAACAGATGCAGCATTGGATTATACTGACATTCCTGTCTCTCAGATACGGAAG GTCACAGCTTCACGGCTACTATTATCAAAACAAACTATTCCTCATTACTATTTAACAGTAGATACATGTGTTGACAAACTCACGAG TTTGCGGACCCAACTCAATTCATTGCAAGAAGCCTCTGGTGGCTCCCGCATATCAGTTAATGACCTTGTAATCAAG GCTGCTGCTTTGGCTCTCCGTAAAGTTCCTCAATGTAACAGTTCATGGGCAAATGATTATATTCGCCA GTATAATAATGTGAATATTAATGTTGCTGTGCAGACTGATAACGGGCTCTTTGTTCCAGTCATCAGG GATGCAGACAAGAAAGGCCTCTCTACAATAGGGGAAGAGGTCAAACAATTGGCAAAGAAAGCCAAAGAAAACAGCTTGAAACCCCAAGATTATGAG GGAGGTACATTTACAGTGTCTAACCTGGGAGGGCCATTTGGTGTCAGACAATTCTGTGCAATCATCAATCCTCCTCAGGCTGGCATTCTTGCCGTTGGATCTT CTGAGAGGAGGGTCGTTCCGGGTTCAGGTGCTGAAGAGTTCAAGTTTGCTTCCTTCATGTCTGTGACCCTCAGCTGTGATCATCGTGTTATAGATG GTGCAATTGGTGCCGAATGGTTAAAAGCATTCAAAGGCTATATTGAAAATCCAGAGACCATGTTGTTGTAA